A genomic region of bacterium contains the following coding sequences:
- the leuB gene encoding 3-isopropylmalate dehydrogenase: protein MSIRIALLPGDGIGPEVVREAAALLQVIGEQSGLVIEFREALIGGAALEATGEPLPAATLALCQESDAVLLGAIGHPKWDTLPPEKRPERGLLGLRGGLGLYANLRPARIFSSLAGASSLKAEVVSNIDILIVRELTGGLYFGQPRAIEAERAYNTMIYHRHEVERIARVAFDAARRRRGRVTSVDKANVLEVSQFWRKVVLEVAQGYPDVHLDHLYVDNCAMQLVRNPGQFDVILTENLFGDILSDEAAMLTGSLGMLPSASLGSGTALYEPVHGSAPDIAGQGIANPIATMASVGMMLRHSLNLPKEADALDRAISRVLKDGARTRDIATTGEPWITTAEMGDKIRAAYTES, encoded by the coding sequence ATGTCCATTCGCATTGCGCTTCTGCCGGGCGACGGGATCGGCCCGGAGGTCGTCCGGGAAGCCGCGGCCTTGCTCCAGGTGATCGGCGAGCAGAGCGGCCTCGTCATCGAGTTCAGGGAAGCTCTGATCGGCGGCGCCGCCCTCGAGGCCACCGGCGAACCGTTGCCGGCGGCGACGCTGGCGCTCTGCCAGGAGAGCGACGCGGTGCTCCTGGGGGCGATCGGCCATCCGAAATGGGACACCCTGCCGCCGGAGAAGCGCCCCGAACGTGGTCTGCTCGGGCTGCGCGGCGGCCTGGGTCTTTATGCCAACCTTCGGCCGGCGCGCATTTTTTCCAGTCTCGCCGGAGCCTCGAGCCTCAAGGCCGAGGTGGTCAGTAACATTGATATTCTGATCGTCCGCGAACTCACCGGCGGGCTCTATTTTGGCCAGCCGCGAGCGATCGAGGCAGAAAGAGCCTACAATACCATGATCTATCATCGTCATGAAGTCGAGCGCATCGCGCGGGTGGCCTTTGATGCCGCCCGGCGCCGCCGCGGCCGGGTGACCTCGGTCGACAAGGCCAATGTCCTCGAGGTCTCGCAGTTCTGGCGAAAAGTGGTCCTCGAGGTGGCGCAAGGGTACCCCGATGTCCACCTCGATCACCTCTATGTCGACAACTGCGCCATGCAGCTGGTCCGCAATCCCGGACAGTTCGACGTCATCCTCACCGAAAATCTTTTCGGCGATATTCTCAGCGATGAGGCCGCAATGCTCACCGGCTCGCTCGGCATGCTCCCCTCCGCCAGCCTCGGTAGTGGCACCGCCCTATACGAACCGGTGCATGGCTCGGCGCCCGACATAGCCGGCCAGGGGATCGCCAATCCCATCGCAACGATGGCTTCGGTGGGGATGATGCTGCGCCACAGCCTGAACTTGCCGAAGGAAGCCGATGCGCTGGATCGTGCCATCAGCCGGGTGCTGAAGGACGGCGCGCGCACCCGTGATATCGCCACCACGGGTGAGCCATGGATCACCACGGCGGAGATGGGAGATAAAATCCGCGCTGCCTACACCGAGAGTTGA
- a CDS encoding 2-isopropylmalate synthase, giving the protein MSQEPIFVFDTTLRDGEQSPGASLGVNDKLTIAEQLARLKVDVIEAGFPVSSQAQYEGVRLIANQVKGPVIAALARCIDKDIDAAGEALRGAQRPRIHTFVATSKIHLEKKFRKNEQEILEMAVAGVRRARRYCEEVEFSPEDSSRTGIEFLLRIVEAAIAAGATVINIPDTVGFAMPDQFGALIRTVREKVPNMHQAVLSVHCHNDLGLAVANTLAAVQNGAGQVEVTVNGVGERAGNASLEEVVMALKTRTDFYGRSTRIETREILRTSKLVSSLMGIPVQPNKAIVGANAFAHESGIHQDAVIKDAATYEIMTPQEIGLGSNAIVLGRHSGRHGLKARLEELGYTLQPVELDSVYQRFLEIADRKKEVFDDDLLALMSAETAETPETWKLDYFHILSGNTTVPTATVGLSRGGERVQEAAVGDGPVDAAYNALNRIVRLPVTLQEYSLRGVTGGTEAVGEVIVRVRHAGVAWLGRGASTDVIEASIRAYLHALNRILAAGPDTPMNKE; this is encoded by the coding sequence ATGTCGCAAGAGCCCATTTTCGTCTTTGATACCACCCTGCGCGACGGCGAGCAGTCCCCGGGCGCCAGCCTGGGGGTGAACGACAAGCTGACCATTGCCGAGCAGCTGGCGCGACTCAAGGTCGATGTCATCGAGGCCGGTTTCCCGGTCTCCTCACAGGCGCAGTATGAGGGGGTGCGCTTGATCGCCAACCAGGTCAAGGGTCCGGTCATCGCCGCCCTGGCCCGCTGCATCGACAAGGATATCGACGCCGCCGGTGAAGCCCTCAGGGGCGCGCAGCGGCCGCGCATCCACACCTTCGTGGCCACCTCGAAGATTCACCTCGAAAAGAAATTCCGTAAAAATGAGCAAGAGATCCTCGAGATGGCAGTGGCCGGAGTGCGCCGCGCCAGACGCTACTGCGAGGAAGTCGAATTCTCGCCCGAGGACTCGTCGCGGACCGGGATCGAATTCCTGCTGCGCATCGTCGAGGCGGCCATTGCCGCCGGGGCGACGGTGATCAATATCCCCGATACCGTCGGTTTTGCCATGCCTGACCAATTCGGCGCGCTCATCCGCACGGTGCGCGAAAAGGTCCCCAACATGCACCAAGCGGTCCTGAGCGTCCACTGCCACAACGACCTCGGGCTGGCGGTGGCCAATACCCTGGCGGCCGTGCAAAACGGCGCCGGCCAGGTGGAGGTAACCGTCAACGGGGTCGGCGAGCGCGCCGGCAACGCTTCGCTCGAGGAGGTGGTGATGGCGCTCAAGACCCGGACCGATTTTTACGGCCGGAGCACCCGCATCGAAACCCGGGAGATCCTGCGCACCAGCAAGTTAGTATCGTCGTTGATGGGCATCCCGGTCCAGCCTAACAAGGCGATCGTGGGCGCCAATGCCTTCGCCCACGAATCGGGCATTCATCAGGATGCGGTGATCAAGGATGCCGCTACCTACGAGATTATGACCCCGCAGGAGATCGGTCTCGGTTCCAACGCCATCGTCCTGGGACGCCACTCCGGCCGCCATGGTCTGAAAGCCCGGCTCGAGGAACTCGGTTACACCTTGCAGCCGGTGGAACTGGATTCGGTTTATCAACGGTTTCTCGAGATCGCCGACCGCAAGAAAGAGGTGTTTGACGACGACCTCCTCGCCCTGATGAGCGCCGAGACGGCTGAGACCCCGGAAACCTGGAAGCTGGACTATTTCCATATTCTTTCGGGGAACACAACCGTACCGACGGCGACGGTGGGATTGAGCCGCGGAGGTGAGCGGGTGCAGGAAGCTGCGGTCGGCGATGGTCCGGTCGACGCCGCCTATAATGCCCTCAACCGCATCGTCCGCCTGCCAGTAACCTTGCAGGAGTACAGCCTGCGGGGCGTGACCGGCGGGACCGAAGCGGTCGGCGAGGTCATTGTGCGCGTGCGCCACGCCGGCGTGGCCTGGCTGGGTCGCGGCGCCTCCACCGATGTCATTGAGGCCTCGATCCGGGCCTATCTGCACGCCCTCAACCGCATTCTGGCCGCCGGGCCGGACACGCCGATGAACAAGGAATAA
- the ilvC gene encoding ketol-acid reductoisomerase, with product MKLYYEQDADLSLLKESTVAVLGYGSQGHAHALNLRDSGVQVVVGLHAGSRSRAAAEKEGLPVRSVQEACSAADVIMVLLPDQTQPQVYAESIAAALTPGKVLAFAHGFNIHYGQILPPADVDVIMIAPKSPGHLVRRVYQIGNGVPCLIAVHQDASGRAREKALAYAKGIGGTRAGVLETSFREETETDLFGEQAVLCGGVTELIQAGFQTLVAAGYEPEIAYFECLHELKLIVDLINEGGLSRMYYSVSDTAEYGGLTRGPRVIGAESRKAMAEILHEIQTGQFATEWVLENQAHAPRFKALRRLMQGSPIEQVGAQLRSMMSWLTK from the coding sequence ATGAAACTCTATTATGAACAAGACGCCGATCTCAGCCTGTTGAAAGAATCCACCGTGGCCGTGCTCGGCTATGGCAGCCAGGGCCATGCCCACGCCCTTAATCTTCGCGACAGCGGCGTCCAGGTGGTCGTCGGCTTGCACGCCGGCAGCCGCTCGCGCGCTGCAGCCGAGAAAGAAGGCCTGCCGGTACGCTCTGTCCAGGAGGCCTGCAGTGCCGCTGATGTGATCATGGTGCTGTTGCCCGACCAGACCCAACCGCAGGTCTATGCCGAGTCGATCGCTGCCGCCCTCACGCCGGGCAAGGTGCTGGCATTCGCCCACGGCTTCAACATTCATTACGGCCAGATCCTACCGCCTGCCGATGTGGACGTGATCATGATCGCCCCCAAGTCGCCGGGGCACCTGGTGCGGCGGGTCTACCAGATAGGCAATGGCGTGCCCTGCCTCATCGCCGTCCATCAGGATGCCTCGGGACGGGCGCGCGAAAAGGCTTTGGCCTATGCCAAAGGGATCGGCGGCACCCGCGCCGGCGTGCTCGAGACCAGCTTCCGCGAGGAGACCGAGACCGATCTCTTTGGCGAGCAGGCCGTCCTCTGCGGCGGTGTAACCGAACTGATCCAGGCCGGCTTCCAGACCCTGGTCGCCGCTGGTTACGAGCCCGAGATCGCCTATTTCGAATGTCTGCATGAGCTCAAGCTGATCGTCGATTTAATCAACGAGGGCGGCCTTTCGCGCATGTATTATTCGGTCAGCGACACTGCGGAATATGGCGGACTGACGCGCGGGCCGCGGGTCATCGGCGCCGAAAGCCGTAAGGCCATGGCCGAGATTCTGCATGAAATCCAGACCGGCCAGTTCGCCACCGAGTGGGTGCTCGAGAACCAGGCCCATGCGCCGCGCTTCAAGGCCCTGCGCCGGCTGATGCAGGGTTCCCCGATCGAACAGGTGGGGGCACAGCTGCGCAGCATGATGAGCTGGCTTACAAAATAA
- the ilvN gene encoding acetolactate synthase small subunit, with protein sequence MRHIINLEVENSAGVMARIVGLFSARGFNIESIVAGKAEEDGTARITLVVIGDDWVIEQVNKQLNKLIDVIRVTDVTKEDFVNRELLLVKIHCPPVKRTEASLVGNIFGAKVVDISAKSLTFEVTGSESKIIAFLQTVRPFGIKEVERTGPIAMVRDFNPRSSE encoded by the coding sequence ATGCGACATATCATCAATCTGGAAGTGGAGAACAGCGCCGGGGTAATGGCGCGGATCGTCGGGCTTTTCAGCGCCCGCGGCTTCAACATCGAGAGCATCGTCGCAGGCAAAGCCGAGGAGGATGGAACCGCCCGCATCACCCTGGTGGTGATCGGCGATGACTGGGTCATCGAGCAGGTGAACAAGCAGCTCAACAAGCTGATCGACGTCATCCGGGTAACCGATGTAACCAAGGAGGATTTCGTCAACCGGGAGCTGCTGCTGGTCAAGATCCACTGCCCGCCGGTCAAACGGACCGAGGCCTCGCTGGTCGGCAACATCTTTGGAGCCAAGGTAGTCGACATCTCCGCCAAGTCCCTGACCTTTGAGGTGACCGGAAGCGAGTCCAAGATCATCGCTTTTCTCCAGACCGTGCGGCCCTTCGGCATCAAGGAGGTTGAGCGCACCGGGCCGATCGCCATGGTGCGTGATTTCAATCCCAGGAGCAGTGAGTAG
- the ilvB gene encoding biosynthetic-type acetolactate synthase large subunit: MTGAEMIIHALRQEGVRALFGYPGGMVIDIFDQLYRSGFPFYLTRHEQGAVHAADGFARASGEVGVCLATSGPGATNLVTGLATAYMDSIPLVAITGQVPTHLIGNDAFQEADMLGITRSITKHNYLVKEVDELPRLLKSAFYIARSGRPGPVLIDIPKDVQQASTEVPYPEQVSIRSYKPTLNGHLPQIQKAAARINRAERPVVFAGGGVLSSGASDELGHLARTLQAPVTTSLMGLGAFPETDPLALKMVGMHGTAYANYAIQEADLLIAIGVRFDDRVTGKVSKFAPKADIIHIDIDPATIRKNVKVAIPVVGDIKCVLTELNQRIEPRRHDAWLETIASWKRDHPLQYTQNGGISPQAVIRTLAEMTRHEAIIATEVGQNQMWSAQFFDFVQPRSWISSGGLGTMGFGFPAAIGAQIAHPDKLVIDIAGDGSIQMNIQELATAALYHLPVKIIILNNRSLGMVRQWQAIFYQRRFSGICLNRDARCPEACDGRSESCPVYLPDFVKLAAAYNIPGYRSDQPGEVRPLLEKAFAHDGPVIVEFVISAEENVFPMVPAGAGLNEMMRGMA, encoded by the coding sequence ATGACCGGCGCAGAGATGATCATTCACGCCTTGCGGCAGGAGGGCGTCCGTGCCCTCTTCGGCTATCCCGGCGGCATGGTAATCGATATCTTCGATCAGCTCTACCGATCGGGCTTTCCCTTCTACCTCACCCGGCACGAACAAGGCGCTGTACATGCGGCCGATGGCTTTGCCCGCGCCTCCGGCGAGGTGGGGGTTTGCCTGGCCACCTCCGGACCCGGCGCCACCAATCTCGTCACCGGCCTGGCCACCGCCTACATGGACTCGATCCCCCTGGTGGCGATCACCGGCCAGGTGCCGACCCATCTGATCGGCAATGACGCCTTTCAAGAGGCCGACATGCTCGGCATCACCCGTTCGATTACCAAACACAATTATCTGGTCAAGGAGGTCGACGAACTGCCCCGCCTGCTCAAATCCGCCTTTTATATTGCCCGCAGCGGCCGGCCGGGTCCAGTGCTCATCGACATCCCCAAGGATGTGCAGCAGGCCAGCACCGAAGTGCCCTATCCCGAGCAAGTCTCGATCCGGAGCTACAAACCCACCCTCAACGGCCACCTGCCGCAGATCCAGAAGGCGGCCGCCCGTATCAACCGCGCCGAACGGCCGGTCGTCTTTGCCGGCGGCGGGGTCCTCTCCAGCGGCGCCAGCGATGAACTCGGCCACCTCGCCCGCACCCTCCAGGCCCCGGTGACCACCAGCCTGATGGGGCTGGGGGCTTTTCCCGAGACCGATCCCCTCGCCCTAAAAATGGTCGGCATGCACGGCACCGCCTACGCCAACTATGCCATCCAGGAAGCCGACCTCCTCATCGCCATCGGCGTGCGGTTTGACGACCGGGTCACCGGCAAGGTGAGCAAATTCGCCCCCAAAGCCGACATCATCCACATTGACATCGATCCCGCAACCATCCGCAAGAACGTCAAGGTAGCGATCCCGGTGGTCGGCGACATCAAGTGCGTCCTCACCGAACTCAACCAGCGGATCGAACCGCGGCGGCACGACGCCTGGCTGGAAACGATTGCGAGCTGGAAACGGGACCACCCCCTGCAATACACCCAAAACGGCGGCATCTCGCCCCAGGCCGTAATCCGCACGCTCGCCGAGATGACCCGGCACGAAGCGATCATCGCCACCGAGGTCGGCCAAAATCAGATGTGGAGCGCCCAGTTTTTCGATTTCGTCCAGCCGCGCAGTTGGATCAGCTCGGGCGGGCTCGGCACCATGGGCTTCGGCTTTCCAGCGGCCATCGGCGCTCAGATCGCTCATCCGGACAAACTGGTGATCGACATCGCCGGCGACGGCAGCATTCAGATGAACATCCAGGAGCTCGCAACCGCCGCCCTCTACCATCTGCCGGTCAAGATCATAATCCTCAACAACCGCTCTCTAGGCATGGTGCGCCAGTGGCAGGCGATCTTTTATCAGCGCCGTTTCTCGGGGATCTGCCTCAACCGCGACGCGCGTTGCCCGGAGGCGTGCGACGGCCGCAGCGAATCCTGCCCTGTCTACCTGCCCGATTTCGTCAAGCTGGCGGCGGCCTACAACATTCCCGGATATCGTTCGGATCAACCCGGGGAGGTCCGTCCGCTCCTCGAAAAGGCCTTCGCCCATGACGGGCCGGTGATCGTCGAGTTTGTCATCAGCGCAGAGGAAAATGTCTTCCCCATGGTGCCTGCAGGCGCGGGTCTGAACGAAATGATGAGAGGGATGGCCTGA
- the galB gene encoding beta-galactosidase GalB: MRSVFQHPIAAASILAALAAGTLSAPLPAAATAGTADESRQRLSLNQGWRFFRYDAAADADSLIYDVRPPLQEHADGRPADARPTDAEAAVTSRPVLKAWILPSGNRFIQDPAARHLRPAGDPGSTFPFVQDCFDDSDWACVDLPHDWASAGPFILNRDDEIGGGMGRLPSPGVAWYRKKLDIPAADAGKTIFLDIDGAMAYAMVWLNGHLVGGWPYGYSSWRLDLTPYIMPNSANQLAIRLDNPPASSRWYPGGGLYRNVWLTKTHPIHVSQWGTALKAHDISAAAATLDLTVTIDNDSHQEASIRAVTRIFALDARGKKIGRAVGRFAPLTASVVAGGSTTLSSSLVLRQPRLWGPPPEQSPHCYVAVTTLWHQKKIIDEFTTPFGIRSLRFDPDSGLFVNDRPVRIQGVNQHHDLGALGAAFNVRAAERQIEILREMGCNAIRMAHNPPAPELLDLTDQMGILVLDEAFDIWALKKTPLDFHLIFKDWHEPVLRAMVRRDRNHPSVILWSIGNEVGEQYTGAQGAELAQKLRAIVLEEDATRPVTCAMNWAKPDMPLPAVLDLIGLNYQGEGIRQAPEFEGTDRIRTAPQYEAFHKTFPGKVIVSTETASALSSRGIYLFPVSAEWSAPVREGRGGDARIHQVSAYELYAVDFGSTADKVFASLDRHPFVAGEFVWTGWDYLGEPTPYYEARSSYSGIIDLAGFKKDRFYLYQARWRPDRPMAHLLPHWNWPDRHGQITPVHLFTSGDEAELFLNGQSLGRKHKAPYESRLRWDEVRYTPGELKAVVYKECKKWAEDVVHTTGAPARLEIQTDRSRITADGEDLAFITVRVADAQGWTVPTATNSVRFTLKGPGDIIATDNGDPTNLVPFPAPEREAFSGLVLAVIRSRRGESGTIEINASSPGLEAARLVVRSGS; this comes from the coding sequence ATGAGATCGGTCTTCCAGCACCCTATCGCGGCAGCATCCATCCTTGCTGCTCTAGCCGCAGGGACGCTTTCCGCACCGCTGCCGGCGGCTGCCACAGCCGGCACAGCGGACGAGTCCCGGCAGCGCCTCTCCCTCAACCAGGGTTGGCGGTTTTTCCGGTATGACGCCGCCGCTGACGCTGACTCTTTGATCTACGACGTGCGGCCGCCGCTACAGGAGCATGCCGACGGCCGTCCCGCCGACGCCAGGCCCACGGACGCGGAAGCAGCCGTGACCTCTAGGCCGGTGCTCAAGGCCTGGATCCTGCCCAGCGGCAACCGGTTCATCCAGGATCCCGCCGCGCGCCATCTCCGCCCCGCAGGCGATCCCGGCAGCACCTTTCCCTTTGTGCAGGACTGCTTCGATGACAGCGACTGGGCGTGCGTCGATCTCCCGCACGACTGGGCGAGTGCCGGACCCTTCATCCTGAATCGGGACGACGAGATCGGCGGCGGTATGGGACGTCTCCCCAGTCCCGGCGTAGCCTGGTACCGGAAAAAGCTCGACATTCCAGCTGCGGATGCCGGCAAAACCATTTTTCTCGACATCGATGGCGCCATGGCATATGCCATGGTCTGGCTCAACGGCCACCTCGTTGGCGGCTGGCCTTATGGTTATTCCTCTTGGCGTCTGGACCTTACACCCTATATCATGCCGAACAGCGCGAACCAGCTGGCCATCCGCCTGGACAATCCCCCCGCCTCCTCGCGCTGGTATCCCGGCGGCGGGCTCTACCGTAATGTCTGGTTGACCAAGACCCATCCCATCCACGTCAGCCAGTGGGGCACCGCCCTCAAGGCGCACGATATCTCCGCCGCCGCCGCAACCCTCGATCTGACAGTCACGATTGACAATGATTCGCACCAGGAGGCCAGCATCCGGGCCGTGACGCGGATCTTTGCTCTGGATGCCCGGGGCAAGAAAATCGGCCGGGCGGTCGGCCGCTTTGCTCCCCTGACGGCCAGCGTAGTGGCCGGCGGGAGCACGACGCTTTCAAGTTCACTTGTGCTCCGGCAGCCGCGGCTCTGGGGCCCGCCACCGGAGCAGTCGCCCCACTGCTACGTGGCCGTCACCACGCTATGGCATCAGAAAAAAATTATCGATGAGTTCACAACGCCCTTCGGCATTCGTTCACTGCGCTTCGATCCGGATTCCGGGCTCTTCGTCAACGACCGCCCCGTCCGCATCCAGGGCGTCAACCAGCATCATGATCTCGGCGCACTGGGTGCTGCCTTCAATGTGCGGGCGGCTGAGCGGCAGATCGAAATCCTCCGGGAGATGGGCTGCAATGCCATCCGCATGGCGCACAATCCCCCGGCTCCGGAACTGCTCGACCTGACCGACCAGATGGGAATATTGGTGCTCGACGAAGCCTTCGATATCTGGGCGCTGAAAAAGACCCCGCTCGACTTCCATCTCATCTTCAAGGACTGGCACGAACCTGTCCTGCGCGCCATGGTGCGGCGAGACCGCAATCATCCCTCGGTGATCCTCTGGAGTATCGGCAATGAAGTGGGTGAACAGTATACCGGCGCGCAGGGAGCGGAATTGGCGCAAAAACTGCGCGCCATCGTCCTTGAGGAAGACGCCACACGGCCCGTAACCTGCGCGATGAACTGGGCCAAGCCGGACATGCCGCTCCCCGCAGTGCTCGACCTCATCGGCCTCAACTATCAGGGGGAAGGCATCCGCCAGGCGCCGGAATTCGAGGGGACTGACCGCATCCGCACGGCGCCGCAGTATGAGGCCTTCCACAAGACCTTTCCGGGCAAAGTCATCGTCAGCACCGAGACCGCCTCGGCGCTCAGCAGCCGCGGCATTTACCTCTTTCCGGTCTCAGCCGAATGGAGTGCGCCGGTCCGGGAGGGCCGCGGCGGAGATGCCAGGATCCACCAGGTCAGCGCCTATGAGCTCTATGCGGTCGATTTTGGCTCGACGGCGGACAAGGTCTTCGCTTCTCTCGACCGCCATCCCTTTGTGGCCGGGGAGTTCGTTTGGACAGGCTGGGATTATCTCGGCGAGCCCACCCCTTACTATGAAGCCCGCAGTTCCTACTCCGGCATCATCGACCTGGCCGGTTTCAAAAAAGACCGCTTTTACCTTTATCAGGCGCGATGGCGGCCGGATCGGCCCATGGCGCACCTCCTACCGCATTGGAACTGGCCGGATCGTCACGGCCAGATCACGCCGGTGCACCTCTTCACCTCTGGCGACGAGGCCGAACTCTTCCTCAACGGCCAATCGCTCGGCCGCAAACACAAAGCGCCTTACGAATCCCGCTTGCGTTGGGATGAGGTACGGTATACACCGGGCGAGTTGAAAGCGGTCGTCTACAAGGAGTGCAAGAAATGGGCCGAAGATGTCGTCCACACAACGGGTGCTCCAGCCCGTCTCGAGATACAGACCGATCGCAGCCGGATTACCGCCGACGGAGAGGATTTGGCTTTCATCACGGTCCGGGTGGCCGATGCGCAGGGATGGACAGTGCCCACCGCCACGAATTCGGTGCGATTCACCCTAAAAGGCCCCGGGGATATCATCGCCACCGACAACGGCGATCCGACGAACCTGGTGCCCTTTCCGGCGCCTGAACGCGAGGCCTTCAGCGGTCTGGTTCTGGCTGTGATCCGCTCCAGGCGGGGGGAATCCGGAACGATAGAAATCAACGCCAGCTCGCCAGGACTGGAAGCGGCGCGGCTGGTGGTCCGAAGTGGATCCTGA
- a CDS encoding lactonase family protein, with product MKINLWVLAAAVLILFPALTAGQSMRLYTGKYNDQGGTGFQLIDLDLKAGAFRIAAEADAGPNPSYFCIAPTRDLIYAINEVDEMHGRKAGGITTLAVDPASGAVRKVSELAVPNGGPCFISQTADGMYLLVANYGGGSVAVVRLDDCGIPSVVTDTLLFRGPSGSSSRAHMIAPGPDGKRIYVTDLGLDRITVFVLDRATGKLQALPNGETGLTRGAGPRHFTFSRDGSILYVINERNSTLTVFAVSSQGLLQEIQTVSTLPEGYNGTNHCADIHLGKSGKYLYGTNRGHNSIVTFRVGRKGGLTLAGHTSCGGDWPRNFVIDPSGRYMIVANQRSNTLNLFALDKRSGLPRPMPASCTTHAPACLQFAVRPGPSAGQMGQQGR from the coding sequence ATGAAGATAAACCTTTGGGTTTTGGCTGCAGCGGTCCTGATCCTATTTCCGGCCCTGACGGCCGGCCAGAGCATGCGACTTTATACCGGCAAGTATAACGACCAGGGCGGGACGGGATTTCAGCTCATCGATCTCGATCTCAAAGCGGGCGCGTTCCGCATCGCCGCCGAGGCCGACGCCGGGCCCAATCCTTCCTATTTCTGCATCGCGCCCACCCGCGACCTGATCTACGCCATCAACGAGGTTGACGAAATGCACGGCCGGAAGGCAGGCGGTATCACCACACTCGCTGTTGATCCGGCCTCTGGCGCTGTCCGCAAGGTGAGCGAGCTGGCGGTACCGAACGGCGGCCCCTGCTTCATCTCGCAGACCGCGGATGGTATGTATCTTCTGGTCGCCAACTACGGCGGCGGCTCGGTCGCCGTTGTCCGGCTCGATGACTGCGGTATTCCTTCAGTGGTGACTGATACCCTCCTATTTCGGGGGCCTTCCGGAAGCTCCTCGCGCGCCCATATGATTGCTCCCGGGCCGGACGGAAAACGGATCTACGTCACCGATCTCGGCCTCGACCGCATCACGGTCTTTGTGCTGGATCGCGCCACGGGAAAGCTGCAGGCGCTCCCGAACGGCGAGACGGGCCTGACCAGGGGCGCAGGCCCCCGCCATTTCACCTTCAGCCGGGATGGATCCATACTCTATGTGATCAATGAGCGCAATTCGACCCTCACTGTTTTCGCTGTCTCCTCCCAGGGGTTGCTGCAGGAGATTCAGACGGTCAGCACCCTGCCCGAGGGGTACAACGGGACGAATCACTGTGCCGACATCCATCTCGGCAAGAGCGGCAAATACCTTTACGGCACCAACCGCGGCCATAATTCCATCGTCACCTTTCGCGTCGGCCGGAAGGGAGGCCTCACACTTGCCGGCCATACGTCCTGCGGCGGGGATTGGCCGCGCAATTTCGTCATTGATCCCTCGGGCCGCTATATGATCGTGGCGAACCAACGCTCGAATACCCTCAACCTCTTCGCTCTTGATAAACGAAGCGGCCTCCCGCGGCCGATGCCGGCCAGCTGCACAACGCATGCCCCAGCTTGCCTGCAGTTTGCGGTCCGGCCCGGGCCTTCCGCTGGTCAGATGGGACAGCAGGGCCGATAG